The Pyrus communis chromosome 2, drPyrComm1.1, whole genome shotgun sequence genome includes a window with the following:
- the LOC137725779 gene encoding PHD finger protein At1g33420-like, with translation MVINDRPSKRARRRVTADLPDFFTFPFPQNHEVEPLPFRDSVRRFLIRHAHVTCPSSSLFPSLVTSQISLRLGHPGDPTAVLPLDVVEEDVTRSRRSVYCDQCRVVGWSGHPVCKKRYHFIIRRGAESGENEQMQSSGGSKWCNSISATTTTAEMDAVEEWAYIQLHDNTHLLHAVIHSNGFAHLLTLNGRQGGSAILSGRHILDFWDRLCLALSVRKVSVMDLSKKYGMEYRMLHAVTSGRSWYGNWGYEFGAGSYALTQHSYQKAVDTLSSLPLDPFLFQPRKPRTRLQSVIAFYQSLSNIQLLTIKDLFTFMLSLIHRARVHTSSNKKPEQQYPSNALCAWTVNDVEHVQQAMIKLLLAAVGTGGVSWVSKRALRGALYKNSSLELLDYCLKHLGGKLAPNGMVVKARFSPASVDVEYRLESSSVQNVDGSESDLNFPSEEQILCDLKFLYDSILHPDTMLSYTPQVMRERIIDAATKLLDCKQFVKDYKPYKMAEESSFGIHLWCHVALSDESKDDFVLPPELIVLPLSATVADLKREATTAFQEVYAMFKWFEVEELLGYGSIKDSFTVKLLLGSCGSIPLKGRCLAKHGLNRFRMERGIESWTVDCTCGAKDDDGERMLACDTCGVWQHTRCAGIHSSDEMPAKFVCMRCVSQESPKHP, from the exons ATGGTCATCAACGACAGACCTTCCAAGCGCGCCAGGAGGAGGGTCACCGCCGATCTCCCCGACTTTTTCACCTTCCCCTTCCCCCAAAACCACGAGGTCGAGCCCCTGCCCTTCCGCGACAGCGTTCGCCGCTTCCTCATACGCCACGCGCATGTCACGTGCCCATCCTCCTCGCTGTTCCCTTCCCTGGTGACGTCGCAGATCTCGCTCCGGCTCGGGCATCCGGGCGACCCGACCGCCGTGCTTCCCTTGGACGTGGTGGAGGAGGACGTCACCCGCTCCAGACGATCCGTCTACTGCGACCAGTGCCGAGTCGTTG GTTGGAGTGGGCATCCGGTGTGCAAGAAGCGGTACCACTTCATAATAAGAAGAGGGGCTGAGAGCGGTGAGAATGAACAGATGCAGAGCAGCGGCGGCAGCAAGTGGTGCAACTCTATTAGTGCCACCACCACGACGGCGGAAATGGATGCTGTGGAAGAGTGGGCGTATATTCAGCTTCATGACAACACCCACCTCCTCCACGCCGTCATTCACTCCAATGGCTTCGCCCACCTTCTCACCCTCAACGGTAGACAAGGCGGCTCCGCCATTCTCTCTGGCCGTCATATTTTGGACTTTTGGGATAGGCTATGTCTAGCCCTCTCCGTCAG GAAGGTTAGTGTGATGGATCTGTCAAAGAAGTACGGGATGGAGTACCGAATGCTGCACGCTGTCACCAGCGGCCGTTCTTGGTATGGCAATTGGGGTTATGAATTTGGTGCTGGGAGCTATGCTCTCACTCAACATTCTTACCAAAAGGCAGTGGATACCCTGTCCAGCTTGCCTCTTgacccttttctattccaacCAAGGAAACCCCGGACTCGCCTCCAGTCTGTTATTGCCTTTTACCAATCTTTATCCAATATCCAACTCCTAACAATCAAGGATCTTTTTACGTTTATGTTGAGTCTCATCCATAGAGCCCGTGTGCATACATCATCTAACAAGAAACCCGAGCAGCAGTACCCTTCCAATGCTTTATGTGCATGGACGGTCAATGATGTCGAACATGTGCAGCAAGCTATGATCAAGCTGCTGCTTGCAGCAGTTGGTACCGGTGGGGTTAGCTGGGTGTCAAAACGAGCTCTCAGGGGTGCATTGTACAAGAATTCCTCTCTGGAGCTTCTTGATTACTGCCTTAAACACCTAGGAGGGAAGTTGGCACCCAATGGTATGGTAGTTAAGGCCCGATTTAGTCCTGCTTCAGTTGACGTAGAATACAG GCTTGAGTCATCAAGTGTTCAAAATGTTGATGGATCTGAGTCGGATTTGAATTTTCCATCAGAAGAGCAAATCCTTTGTGACCTCAAATTTTTATATGATTCCATTCTCCACCCTGACACCATGCTAAGTTATACACCCCAAGTGATGAGGGAACGCATTATCGATGCAGCAACTAAGCTTCTTGATTGCAAGCAATTCGTGAAGGACTATAAGCCTTACAAAATGGCAGAGGAAAGCTCCTTTGGGATTCACCTCTGGTGTCATGTAGCGCTTTCAGACGAGTCCAAAGATGATTTTGTCCTGCCTCCGGAACTCATTGTCTTGCCCTTGAGTGCGACAGTCGCTGACCTTAAAAGGGAAGCCACCACAGCATTTCAGGAAGTATATGCCATGTTTAAGTGGTTTGAAGTAGAGGAATTGCTTGGATATGGCTCCATAAAGGATTCATTTACAGTAAAACTTCTGCTTGGATCATGTGGCTCAATTCCATTGAAAGGGAGATGCCTTGCTAAACATGGGCTGAACCGTTTCCGGATGGAGAGAGGAATTGAAAGCTGGACCGTTGATTGCACATGTGGGGCCAAGGATGACGACGGGGAGAGGATGTTGGCTTGTGATACATGTGGTGTTTGGCAGCACACCAGGTGTGCCGGGATTCATAGCTCTGATGAGATGCCTGCAAAGTTTGTTTGCATGAGATGCGTGAGCCAAGAAAGCCCAAAACACCCATGA
- the LOC137725780 gene encoding vacuolar protein sorting-associated protein 9A-like: MRYPASLDLVRSIKSFIVSLSFYAANPESDGKKVQEFYAKMEDIIRDHPLWAGATDEEVNCAMEGLEKYVMTKLFSRTFASSPEDAKIDLETSHKIHLLQTFLKPEHLDIPVVLRNEASGLLAEKELRKINAFKA; encoded by the exons ATGCGATACCCTGCTTCCCTCGATCTCGTCCGATCTATCAAAAG TTTTATCGTTTCCTTGTCGTTTTACGCGGCCAACCCTGAAAGTGATGGCAAAAAGGTTCAGGAATTCTACGCAAAGATGGAAGATATTATTAGGGATCATCCTTTGTGGGCAGGTGCCACTGATGAGGAAGTCAATTGTGCAATGG AGGGTTTGGAGAAATATGTCATGACAAAGTTGTTTTCCCGGACCTTTGCTTCTTCACCCGAGGATGCAAAGATTGACCTTGAAACCTCGCACAAAATACACTTGCTGCAGACCTTCTTGAAGCCTGAGCATCTGGATATTCCAGTAGTTCTGCGCAACGAAGCTTCAGGGCTG CTTGCAGAAAAAGAATTGCGGAAAATCAATGCCTTCAAAGCC